A single window of Triplophysa rosa linkage group LG2, Trosa_1v2, whole genome shotgun sequence DNA harbors:
- the wdr44 gene encoding WD repeat-containing protein 44 has translation MASDTSDTEEFYDAAEDVNFTPSPHASPAKFELPQSVGLAENVVQEVTAGLGQADSRQDDSLQIIDSIIEESQKTNGIEDRLLRGEEMCATETERIPRAEGCSVEENQASEVAVVPSDDSDQVPHDTTSPEQLPDVRPKEVMSQDIQDRAPDVADGAQVGREQAMPPPPDITSALGQPSQHSSLACAETPKTADILEQVPLTEPDGPGPSKPPRQFTVEPDIVASTKKQPPSRPPPPAGAPPPRPPPPSRPNLPPSKKSQEVMRPAGLEVSVDPADEPCGLVSPSATVRCITKELQHSLDLASATSGDKVVTAQENDEQASSPDGNETPGPQRPRSNSGRELTDEEILASVMIKNLDTGEEIPLIQAEEKLPTGINPLTLHIMRRTKEYISNDAAQSDDDEKSQPSLTDTDGGKLKQRTTQLKKFLGKSVKRAKHLAEEYGEKAVNKVKSVRDEVFHTDQDDPSSSDDEGMPYTRPVKFKAAHGFKGPFDFDQVKVVQDLSGEHMGAVWTMKFSHCGRLLATAGQDNVVRIWVLKNAYDYFNNMRIKYNTEGRVSPSPSQESLCSSKSDTEGGFGVGVEDADTEDRNVPFRQVPFCKYKGHTADLLDLSWSKNYFLLSSSMDKTVRLWHISRRECLCCFQHIDFVTAIAFHPRDDRYFLSGSLDGKLRLWNIPDKKVALWNEVDGQTRLITAANFCQNGKYAVIGTYDGRCIFYDTERLKYHTQIHVRSTRGRNRVGRKITGIEPLPGENKILVTSNDSRIRLYDLRDLSLSMKYKGYVNSSSQIKASFSHDYSFIVSGSEDKYVYIWSTYHDLSKFTSVRRDRNDFWEGIKAHNAVVTSAIFAPHPDLIVPQEAGAEKPDSDCKSDDTDDSETIPSGALKTDHSEVLLSADFTGAIKVFVNVKKY, from the exons ATGGCGTCGGACACAAGCGACACGGAGGAGTTTTACGATGCGGCGGAGGATGTCAACTTCACTCCCTCACCTCATGC gtCACCTGCAAAGTTTGAACTTCCTCAATCTGTG GGTCTTGCAGAGAATGTGGTACAGGAAGTCACTGCTGGATTGGGTCAGGCAGATTCCCGCCAAGACGATTCCCTTCAG ATCATTGACAGTATTATAGAGGAGAGTCAGAAGACCAATGGAATAGAAGATCGGTTATTAAGAGGAGAGGAAATGTGTGCAACTGAAACCGAGAGGATCCCAAGAGCAGAAGGCTGCAGTGTTGAAGAAAACCAGGCTTCTGAGGTTGCTGTGGTACCTTCAGACGATTCTGATCAGGTGCCACATGATACTACTTCACCTGAGCAGCTGCCAGATGTAAGACCAaaggaagtgatgtcacaggACATTCAGGATAGAGCACCAGATGTGGCAGATGGCGCTCAAGTGGGTCGGGAGCAAGCTATGCCACCCCCTCCTGACATTACTAGTGCTTTGGGTCAGCCGTCACAGCATTCCTCTCTGGCCTGTGCGGAAACTCCTAAAACAGCTGACATTTTAGAACAAGTCCCGTTGACTGAACCCGATGGCCCTGGTCCTTCCAAACCTCCCAGACAGTTTACAGTGGAGCCTGACATTGTTGCTAGCACCAAGAAGCAGCCACCCTCAAGGCCACCCCCACCTGCTGGGGCACCACCTCCTAGGCCGCCTCCCCCTTCACGGCCCAATTTACCACCTAGTAAAAAGTCACAGGAAGTGATGCGACCAGCTGGGCTTGAGG TTTCCGTAGATCCAGCAGATGAACCATGTGGATTGGTCAGCCCTAGTGCCACAGTGCGATGTATTACTAAAGAACTCCAGCACTCCCTGGATCTCGCTAGCGCCACTAGTGGTGACAAAGTGGTCACTGCACAG GAAAATGATGAGCAGGCATCCAGTCCCGATGGCAATGAGACTCCTGGGCCTCAAAGACCAAGATCAAACTCGGGCAGAGAGCTTACAGATGAG GAGATTCTAGCAAGTGTTATGATTAAGAATCTGGACACTGGTGAGGAGATCCCATTGATCCAGGCCGAAGAGAAACTACCCACTGGAATCAACCCTCTTACACTGCACATCATGAGGAGAACCAAAGAGTATATCTC AAATGATGCGGCACAGTCAGATGATGATGAAAAATCCCAGCCTTCCCTTACAGACACTGATGGAGGGAAACTCAAACAGAGGAC AACGCAGCTGAAGAAATTTCTAGGGAAATCAGTGAAGAGGGCAAAGCACCTGGCAGAAGAATACGGCGAGAAAGCCGTGAATAAAGTCAAGAGTGTTCGAGACGAAGTATTTCACACAGACCAGGACGACCCGTCCTCCAGTGACGACGAGGGGATGCCGTACACACGACCAGTCAAGTTTAAAGCGGCACACGGCTTCAAAGGGCCTTTTGACTTTGATCAAGTCAAAGTGGTGCAGGACCTGAGCGGAGAACACATG ggtgCCGTCTGGACAATGAAGTTTTCTCACTGTGGGAGGCTGTTGGCTACAGCGGGGCAGGATAATGTAGTTCGGATCTGGGTTTTGAAAAATGCCTATGACTATTTCAACAACATgagaataaaatacaatacagaag GACGTGTATCCCCGTCTCCATCTCAGGAGAGTCTGTGTTCATCTAAATCAGATACTGAAGGAGGG TTTGGAGTCGGAGTAGAGGACGCAGACACTGAGGATAGAAACGTACCATTCCGACAAGTTCCTTTCTGCAAGTACAAGGGTCATACTGCTGACCTGTTAGATCTCTCCTGGTCAAAG AACTACTTCCTCCTGTCTTCATCTATGGATAAGACTGTTCGCTTGTGGCACATCTCCAGGAGAGAGTGTCTATGCTGCTTTCAGCATATAGACTTTGTTACAGCCATTGCGTTTCATCCCAGG GATGACAGATATTTCTTGAGCGGTTCTTTGGATGGAAAGTTGCGGTTATGGAATATTCCAGATAAAAAGGTGGCACTGTGGAACGAGGTAGACGGACAGACGCGTTTGATCACAGCGGCTAACTTCTGCCAGAACGGAAAATATGCGGTTATTGGCACATATGATGGACGCTGTATTTTCTATGACAcagag CGCCTTAAGTATCACACCCAAATCCACGTTCGCTCCACAAGAGGCAGGAACCGCGTGGGCCGCAAAATCACAGGTATCGAGCCACTTCCTGGAGAGAACAAG ATCTTGGTGACGTCAAACGATTCGCGGATTCGCCTGTATGACTTGAGAGATTTGTCGCTTTCTATGAAGTATAAAGGCTATGTGAACAGCAGCAGTCAGATCAAAGCCAGTTTCAG CCATGACTACTCTTTCATAGTGAGCGGCTCAGAGGACAAGTATGTGTACATCTGGAGCACATACCATGACCTGAGCAAATTCACTTCTGTGCGGAGAGACCGCAATGACTTCTGGGAAGGAATTAAAG CTCATAATGCAGTGGTGACTTCAGCTATTTTTGCTCCGCATCCGGATCTTATTGTGCCTCAGGAGGCAGGAGCAGAGAAGCCTGACTCAGACTGTAAGAGTGACGACACGGATGACTCTGAGACCATCCCATCAG GGGCACTGAAAACAGACCACTCTGAAGTTTTGCTTTCTGCTGATTTCACTGGAGCCATTAAAGTCTTTGTCAACGTTAAAAAATATTGA